The proteins below come from a single Miscanthus floridulus cultivar M001 chromosome 1, ASM1932011v1, whole genome shotgun sequence genomic window:
- the LOC136550215 gene encoding 26S proteasome regulatory subunit 6B homolog, translated as MSAATTGPAPPVATPMAPPPSYPASSTASAAVAASVEDDDDLYGRLKSLQRHMEFVEIQEEYVKDEQKNLKRELLRAQEEVKRIQSVPLVIGQFMEMVDGNNGIVGSTTGSNYYVRILSTINRELLKPSASVALHRHSNALVDVLPPEADSSISLLGSSEKPNVTYNDIGGCDIQKQEIREAVELPLTHHELYKQIGIDPPRGVLLYGPPGTGKTMLAKAVAHHTTAAFIRVVGSEFVQKYLGEGPRMVRDVFRLAKENAPAIIFIDEVDAIATARFDAQTGADREVQRILMELLNQMDGFDQTVNVKVIMATNRADTLDPALLRPGRLDRKIEFPLPDRRQKRLVFQVCTAKMNLSDEVDLEDYVSRPDKISAADIGAICQEAGMHAVRKNRYVILPKDFEKGYRTNVKKPETDFDFYK; from the exons ATGTCGGCCGCCACCACCGGCCCAGCCCCTCCGGTGGCCACTCCGATGGCGCCCCCTCCGTCCTACCCGGCCTCCTCCACGGCCTCCGCCGCCGTCGCGGCGTCcgtcgaggacgacgacgacctctATGGCCGCCTCAAGTCGCTCCAGCGCCACATGGAGTTCGTCGAGATCCAGGAGGAGTACGTTAAGGACGAGCAGAAGAACCTCAAGCGCGAACTCCTCCGTGCGCAGGAGGAGGTCAAGCGGATCCAGTCCGTACCGCTCGTCATCGGCCAGTTTATGGAGATGGTCGACGGCAACAACGGCATCGTGGGCTCTACCACGGGCAGCAACTACTACGTGCGGATCCTCAGCACCATCAACCGCGAGCTGCTCAAGCCGTCAGCGTCCGTCGCCTTGCATCGTCACTCCAACGCTCTAGTCGACGTGCTGCCGCCTGAGGCCGACTCCAGCATCTCCTTGCTGGGATCGTCGGAGAAGCCCAACGTCACCTATAAC GATATTGGAGGATGCGACATCCAAAAGCAAGAAATACGGGAGGCGGTTGAGTTACCCTTGACTCATCATGAGTTGTACAAGCAGATTGGTATTGATCCTCCAAGAGGTGTGCTTCTGTATGGCCCTCCGGGTACTGGCAAGACCATGCTTGCCAAAGCAGTTGCACATCACACCACTGCTGCTTTTATCAGAGTCGTCGGTTCGGAGTTTGTACAGAAGTACTTGGGTGAG GGCCCTAGAATGGTGCGTGATGTGTTCCGTTTGGCTAAGGAGAATGCCCCAGCAATCATTTTCATTGATGAGGTTGATGCTATAGCCACTGCTCGTTTTGATGCTCAGACTGGTGCTGACCGAGAAGTTCAGCGTATTCTTATGGAGCTACTCAATCAG ATGGATGGGTTTGATCAAACAGTGAATGTGAAGGTTATAATGGCAACTAATCGGGCAGACACTCTAGATCCTGCTCTGTTGCGTCCTGGTAGACTTGACAGGAAAATTGAGTTCCCTCTGCCAGACCGGCGTCAGAAGAGGCTTGTTTTTCAA GTTTGCACTGCCAAAATGAACTTGAGCGACGAGGTTGATTTGGAAGATTATGTTTCCAGACCAGATAAGATCAGTGCTGCTGAT ATTGGTGCTATATGTCAAGAAGCTGGCATGCATGCTGTCCGTAAAAACCGATATGTCATCCTCCCCAAGGACTTTGAGAAGGGCTACCGAACCAATGTGAAGAAGCCCGAGACAGATTTCGATTTCTACAAATGA